The sequence CCGACCGCCGATAACCGGACGTTGCCGGACGACGGTCCCGTCTAGGCGGCCCTTACAGTTCCGAGACGAGGTCTTCGAGCGCCGCCCGCGGGTCCTCAGCCTTCGCGACGCCGCTAGCGAGGAGGATACCCTCCGCACCCAACTCTGCGGCGGCGGTCACGTCGTCGCCCGTCGAGACGCCCGCACCGCAGAACAGGTCGACGCCGTCGTCGACGGCGTTCACCGCGTCGACGGCGTCGCGGACGATGTCGGGGTCGGCGCTGCTGACCGAGACGTCGCCGCCGATGAGCTCCGGCGGTTCGACGGCGACGGCGTCCGGGCCGAGCGCCGCGACGGCACCGGACTGTTCGGGGTTGTTCGCGCAGACGATAGTGTCGAGGCTCGCGCGCTCGGCGGCCTGCATCGACGCGTCGATGTCGGCGAGTTTGAGGCGGTTCTCCGAGTGGTTGAGGAGCGTGCCCGTCGCGCCGGCCTCGGCGACGGCCTCCGCGAGCGTGCTGCCGGTGTGGCTGCCGTACTCGACGGGACTGACGTGCTGGGCCCATGTCTCCACGTCGGTCTCGGCGACGCGCGAGAGGTGCGCCGCCTGCGGCGCGACGGCGATGCGGACGCCGGAGTCGTCGGCGACGTCGCGGGCGGCCGACGCTACTTCGACTGGGTCGCACGGATACGCCTTCAGGTTCACCAGGATGAACATACCGATAAGAGGCGTCGGGGGCGGCAAATAGGTTCGTCTTCCCGAAACCGAGCGAACGCCGGCTTCGGTGCTGCGTCGGGGGACGGTTCGAGCTATCGTCGGCGGTATCCACGACTTACAGCGAGTAGGCGAGCTATAGCTATATTCGCTCCCGTCCTACGTGAGAGTATGTCGGGAGGAAGACGATGAGCACGGGAAGTTCGCCGCAGGTCGAGGAGGTACTGGAGGCGCTGGAGACGCTCGGGCCCGTCGTACGGAGAGTCGCGTTCTGGACGGCGGTGGTGATACCGGTGGTTCTCATCGGACTCGTCGTCACGAAACCCGGACTCCAAGGAGAGCGGGGAACCTGGTTTCTCGCCTTACTGCTGTTGAACCTGGTAGCGCTCGTCGTCGGCCACCGCCACAACCGGTAACTCGACTCAGTCTTTCCGTTTGACGACGTCGCCGAGCGTCGTCGTCGTCGACCCGCCGCCGGACCAGTCCGCGTCGTCGGTGTTCCCGCCCTCGGTGAGCGAGATGTCGAGTTTGCGCTCCAGCTTGTTCCGCACGGCGTCGCTGGGGAGGATGTCGCCGCGTTCGAGTTTGCGGATGAGACTCGCCTTCTCGTTGAGTCGCTTGGCGAGGTCCTCCTGGCTGAGACCCTCGGCCTCGCGGGCCTCCCGGATTCGGTCGTCGTAGTCGCCGGCGATCTCGTCCATATCGTCGAACATGTCGCGCCGGCGACGGCGAGACCCTCCGGACGAGGACGAAGACGAGGAGGAACTGGACGAAGCGTCCGATTTCCCGCTCGACGAGGTGGAGTACTTCGTCGAGGCGGAACTGGTGGATTCAGTGCGGACCTCGGTCCCGAACCCTTTGCAGTTCTCACAGAGTTCGAGTTCGGCACCTTCGACTTTCGTGGTTGTGAGCGATGCCTGCTCGGCACCACACATCTCGCACTGTGGCATACGCCCCGTAGACGACGACGTGGTATAAAATACACGACGGCGGTGTCGACGCCCGGTTCAGTTCAGGTCCGACCACGCGCCCCAGAAGCGCTGGAGCGCGGTGAAGTGACCGACGACGGCGAACAGCACGAGCAGCAACCCGACCAGCGAGAGACCGGCGACGAGCGGTCCGGGGACGACGGCGGCGACGACGCCGACGAGGCCGACGAGCGCGAGTCGGTCCGCGCGACCCAGCAGGCCGCCGTACTGGCGACCGAGGCCGACCGCCTGAATCTGCGTCCCGAGGTAGGAAGTCATCAACACGCCCGTCACGGCCGCGAGACCGAGGCCGTAGCGACCGATTCCGGCCGCTAAACCGACCAACACGGCGATGTCGGCGTATCGGTCGAGAACGTGGTCCAGGAGGTCGCCGCCCGAGGAGGCGACGCCCTGTTCGCGGGCGAGCGCGCCGTCCAGCAGGTCGAGCCAGCCGTTGACGAAGACGAAGAACGCGCCCAGAACGTACCAGACGGTCGCGTCCGGCGACGCGACCCAGAACGCCCCGCCGGCGGCGACGGCGAAGCCGAAGGCGATGACGCTCACGCCGTCCGGTGTCAGTCCCAACTTGTTCGCGCCCGTCACGAGCGGGTCGAGCAGCCGGTCGGCGACGGGGCGCAGTTGGTCGAGCGTCATAGATACTCCAGGTAGTCGACCGTGCCGGCCGACGGCTCGCGGTCGCCGGCGACGACGGCGCGAATCGCCTCGGCGACGGCCGCCGGCGACCGGTCTGTCGTCTCGATTTCGTACACGGAGTCGACGCCGTTCTCTTCGACCGCTTCGGCGAGAATCACGTCGAGCGCTTCGCTCTCTCGGTTCTCCGCGGCTTTCGCCTCGTTTTCGCCACGGTCGAGGAGGCGAGATTCGAGCACGTCCGGCCGACAGCGGAGGACGACGACGCGGTCTGCGGACAGGAGGTGCGCGAGGTGGGACTCGACGACAGTCACGTCGCCGCCGTCGTCGTCGGAGTCGCCCGCTTCGCCGTACTCCTCGTCGACCCACGCCGCCAACTTCTGGACGTCGACGACCAGCGAGTCGCGCTCCTCGTCGCGTTCGGTCCAGAACTCACGGTCGCGCACCTCGTCGTTGAGGTGGGCGACGGCGAACTCGTCTTCGAGCAGCGCCGTGGCGCTCGTCTTCCCGGTGCCGGGCGTGCCGGTGACGGCGACTCTCATGCTTTGGCCTCGGTCAGAACGCGGTTGAGCGTCTCCACCGCGCGTTTCGTCTGCTCCTCGGTACCGCAGGAGATGCGGATGCAGGCGGGGAGTCCGAAACTCGAGCAGTCGCGGACGATGACGCCCTCTCGCTGGCAGGCGTCTGCGACGGCGGTTCCGTCACCGACCTCGGCGAGCACGAAGTTGCCCGCGCTCTCCCACGTCGGCGCGTCGAGGTTCTCGTACAGGTATTCGCGCGCCCAGCGTGCGCTCTCGACGCTCTTCTCGACGTGGTCGCCGTCGTCGAGCGCGGCGAGCGCCGCGCGGCAGGCGAGTTCGTTCGCCGCGAACGGCGTGTTGACTCGGGCGTAGGCGTCGCCCCACGTCTCGGGCACGACGGCGTAGCCGATACGGAGGCCGGCGAGACCGTACGCTTTCGAGAACGTGCGGAGGACCGCGAGATTGTCGTGGTCGCCGAGCAAGCCGACCGCGCTTGGCTGGTCGGCGTACTCGCCGTAGGCTTCGTCGACGACGACGAGCGTGTGGTCGTCGACGGCCGCGAGAAGCGAGACGAGTTCCTCGCGGGGGAACTCCGACCCGGTCGGGTTGTGCGGCGAGGTGAGGTAGACGACGCGCTCGCCGTCGTACGCGCCGAGGACGTTCTCGGCGGTCTGCGCGAAGTCGTCGCCCTTCGAGAGACCGTAGGTGGACGAATCGCCGTGGACGTACCGCGCGCTCATCGAGTAGTAGGCGAAGCCGGGTTCGGGGACGAGAATCCCGTCGCCCGGGTCGAGCATCGCGCGGTGGAGGTAGTCGATGGCGCCGTCGGCGCCGGGGCTGACCCACACCTGTTCGGCGGCCACGTCCCACTTCGACGCCAGTTTCTCCGTGAGGTCGGCGTGGGAGGTGGTCGGGTAGACGTCGAGGTCCGGCGCGGCCGCTTCGACGGCGTCGACCGCGTCGGGACTCGGCCCGTGGGGGTTCTCGTTCGACGAGAGTTTCACGAGGTCGTCGGGGTCGAGACCGAGTTCGCGGGCGACCTCCTCGATTCCCCGGCCGGGGACGTACGGTGAGTTCGCGGAGAGGTCCCGTGGTTCCATGTTCGGTACGTGTTTGTGGCGGGTCTTAAGGGTGCTTACACCGGACGAGAGGCGGGGACGACGACGGGAGTCCGCCGGCCTACAGACGGGGCCGTCGGTCGGGACGAGACCTCGAAAGTTTATGACCGAGAAGGGGACCACCCGCTTCCGTGAACTGACTTACGCCGCGACGGGGTCGAGGCGGGTGTACGGTGCGCCCCTCACGGAGACGATGCAACTCCGCAAGGGCGGCGACGAGGAGTACGTCGACGGTGCCGTCGTCGTCGAGGTGACCGACGAGAATCCGTAGTCGGTCACCGAAAGCCATACACTTAGTAAGCGTCGTGCGTCTCGCTCACCAATGACAGATAGATACGCCGACCGCCGGTCGGCGCTGTTCGAGGAACTCCCCGAGTCGGTCGAGACGGTGTACGTCGCCCCCAGCGAGACGCTTCGCTACCTCTCGGGGCTGTCGATGCACCAGAGCGAACGACCGACGCTGCTCGTGCTCTCGCGGGAGGCGGGACCGGCGGCCGTCCTCCCGGAACTGGAGACCGACCGCGCCGCCGACGCACTCGGCGACGACGTGCCGTTCTACACGTACGGCGACGCGACGGACCCGACGCGGGCGGCGAGCGAGGCGTTCGACCGGCTCGCCGCCGACAGGGCGTTGTCGGGCGAAGCCGCCGTCGAGTTTCGGTCGACCCGGGTGCTGGAGTACACCCTCCTCACCGACTACCACGACCCCGAGTCGATACGCGACCTCGAACCCGCCGCGGCGGCGCTCCGGGCCAGAAAGGACGAGTCCGAACGCGACTCGATGCGGAAGGCGGCGCGCATCAGCGACCGAGTGCTGCAGGAGACGTTCGAGGACATCGAAGTCGGCACGACCGAACGCGACGTGGAGCGAGCCATCGAAAAGCGCGTCATCGACAGCGACGCCGACGGCTACGCGGGCGGCATCGTCACCGCCGGCGAACGTACCGCCTTCCCGCACGCGAACACCGGCGACACGGAAATCGAGGAGGGCGACCTCGTGATGATAGACTTCTACATCCGGGTCGACGGCTACTTCTCGGATATCACCCGCACCGTCGCCGTCGGCGACCCCGGCGAGGAGTGCCGCGACATCTACGAAGTCGTCCGCGAGGCGGCTCGCGCCGGGCGCGAGGCCGTCGCCGAGGGCGTCGAGTATCAGGAACTCGACCGCGCCGCGCGGCAGGTCGTCGACGACGCCGGCTACGGCGACTACTTCCCCCACCGACTCGGCCACGGCCTCGGGTTGGAGGGTCACGAGCCGCCGTACCTGGTCGAAGGTAACGACGCGACGCTCACCGTCGGCAACGCGTTCACCGTCGAACCGGGCGTCTACGTCGACGGCGTCGGCGGCGTCAGAATCGAAGACGACGTGTTGTTGACCGAAGACGGAGCGGAAGTGCTGACCGAGACGCCGCGAGACCTGCGAGTTCTGTAGCGCCCGGCGGAGCGAGTCTGCGACTCGTCGGCCGGAGCGTCGGACCGCGGCGCCGGCGTTCCTTTTTCATCGTTTTGTCGCCAGCGAGTCCGACCGCCGGACGTATTTTTATGCGTAACTGCTCCGTAGAACGGCACGCTATGGAACTCACCTGGCACGGACATTCGACGTGGTACGTCACCGTCGGCGACACCGACCTGCTCATCGACCCGTTCTTCGACAACCCGAAGACGTCGCTCGACCCGTCGGACGTCGACGACCCCGACTACGTGCTCCTCACTCACGGCCACGCCGACCACATCGGCCACGCCGGCGAGTTCTCCGACGCAACGCTCGTCGCGGTGCCGGAGCTCGTCTCCTACGCGAAAGAGGAGATGGGCTTCGAGGACGCCGTCGGCGGCATGGGGATGAACATCGGCGGCACCGTCGAGTGCGGCGACGCCTACGTGACGATGCACCGCGCCGACCACACCAACGGCGTCAACACCGGCTACGAGTACGACGTCGGGATGCCGGGCGGGTTCGTCATCTCCGACACCAAGCCGACGCAGGTGTCCGACGACGAGTCGACCACCTTCTACCACGCGGGCGACACCGGCCTGATGACCGAGATGCGCGAGGTCATCGGTCCGTACCTCGAACCCGACGCCGCGGCGCTACCCATCGGCGACCACTTCACGATGGGCCCGTGGCAGGCCGCCATCGCCGCCGACTGGCTCGACGTCGACTACGCGTACCCGATGCACTACGACACGTTCCCGCCCATCGAACAGGACACCGACGACTTCCGGCGCGAAGTGGAGGCGACGGGGTCCGACGCCGAAGTCGTCGTCCCCGAAGCCGACGAGTCGTTCACCCTCGAAGAGGGGTACTGAACCGCCGGGAAGGTCGGCGTTCGCGACTGTCCGGATTTCGCGTCTTTCACCCCGCTAAAACG is a genomic window of Haloprofundus halophilus containing:
- the tpiA gene encoding triose-phosphate isomerase codes for the protein MFILVNLKAYPCDPVEVASAARDVADDSGVRIAVAPQAAHLSRVAETDVETWAQHVSPVEYGSHTGSTLAEAVAEAGATGTLLNHSENRLKLADIDASMQAAERASLDTIVCANNPEQSGAVAALGPDAVAVEPPELIGGDVSVSSADPDIVRDAVDAVNAVDDGVDLFCGAGVSTGDDVTAAAELGAEGILLASGVAKAEDPRAALEDLVSEL
- the hisC gene encoding histidinol-phosphate transaminase, with translation MEPRDLSANSPYVPGRGIEEVARELGLDPDDLVKLSSNENPHGPSPDAVDAVEAAAPDLDVYPTTSHADLTEKLASKWDVAAEQVWVSPGADGAIDYLHRAMLDPGDGILVPEPGFAYYSMSARYVHGDSSTYGLSKGDDFAQTAENVLGAYDGERVVYLTSPHNPTGSEFPREELVSLLAAVDDHTLVVVDEAYGEYADQPSAVGLLGDHDNLAVLRTFSKAYGLAGLRIGYAVVPETWGDAYARVNTPFAANELACRAALAALDDGDHVEKSVESARWAREYLYENLDAPTWESAGNFVLAEVGDGTAVADACQREGVIVRDCSSFGLPACIRISCGTEEQTKRAVETLNRVLTEAKA
- a CDS encoding adenylate kinase family protein; this translates as MRVAVTGTPGTGKTSATALLEDEFAVAHLNDEVRDREFWTERDEERDSLVVDVQKLAAWVDEEYGEAGDSDDDGGDVTVVESHLAHLLSADRVVVLRCRPDVLESRLLDRGENEAKAAENRESEALDVILAEAVEENGVDSVYEIETTDRSPAAVAEAIRAVVAGDREPSAGTVDYLEYL
- a CDS encoding M24 family metallopeptidase; translated protein: MTDRYADRRSALFEELPESVETVYVAPSETLRYLSGLSMHQSERPTLLVLSREAGPAAVLPELETDRAADALGDDVPFYTYGDATDPTRAASEAFDRLAADRALSGEAAVEFRSTRVLEYTLLTDYHDPESIRDLEPAAAALRARKDESERDSMRKAARISDRVLQETFEDIEVGTTERDVERAIEKRVIDSDADGYAGGIVTAGERTAFPHANTGDTEIEEGDLVMIDFYIRVDGYFSDITRTVAVGDPGEECRDIYEVVREAARAGREAVAEGVEYQELDRAARQVVDDAGYGDYFPHRLGHGLGLEGHEPPYLVEGNDATLTVGNAFTVEPGVYVDGVGGVRIEDDVLLTEDGAEVLTETPRDLRVL
- a CDS encoding CDP-alcohol phosphatidyltransferase family protein translates to MTLDQLRPVADRLLDPLVTGANKLGLTPDGVSVIAFGFAVAAGGAFWVASPDATVWYVLGAFFVFVNGWLDLLDGALAREQGVASSGGDLLDHVLDRYADIAVLVGLAAGIGRYGLGLAAVTGVLMTSYLGTQIQAVGLGRQYGGLLGRADRLALVGLVGVVAAVVPGPLVAGLSLVGLLLVLFAVVGHFTALQRFWGAWSDLN
- a CDS encoding metal-dependent hydrolase; the encoded protein is MELTWHGHSTWYVTVGDTDLLIDPFFDNPKTSLDPSDVDDPDYVLLTHGHADHIGHAGEFSDATLVAVPELVSYAKEEMGFEDAVGGMGMNIGGTVECGDAYVTMHRADHTNGVNTGYEYDVGMPGGFVISDTKPTQVSDDESTTFYHAGDTGLMTEMREVIGPYLEPDAAALPIGDHFTMGPWQAAIAADWLDVDYAYPMHYDTFPPIEQDTDDFRREVEATGSDAEVVVPEADESFTLEEGY
- a CDS encoding multiprotein bridging factor aMBF1, encoding MPQCEMCGAEQASLTTTKVEGAELELCENCKGFGTEVRTESTSSASTKYSTSSSGKSDASSSSSSSSSSSGGSRRRRRDMFDDMDEIAGDYDDRIREAREAEGLSQEDLAKRLNEKASLIRKLERGDILPSDAVRNKLERKLDISLTEGGNTDDADWSGGGSTTTTLGDVVKRKD